A window from Nocardioides mesophilus encodes these proteins:
- a CDS encoding beta-ketoacyl-[acyl-carrier-protein] synthase family protein, whose amino-acid sequence MSATRVVVTGLGTTSPVGGDVPTTWAALLAGQSGVRPLKHEWAEQLSTHIAAEALVDPTDVLDRVKARRLDRSGQLALVAALEAWADCGLADHDADVDHERLGVAMASGIGGVQTLLTNYDSLTLKGPRRVSPLAIPMLMPNSPAANIGLAIGAKAGVHTPVSACASGNEAIALGIDMIRLGRADVVVVGGTEAAVHPLPMAAFGQMMALSKRNDEPERASRPWDKGRDGFVLGEGAAALVLESEEHARRRGAKVYAEAAGAGITADSHDIAQPDPVGAGATRAMKMALVEAGMEPSDIHHINAHATSTPQGDLAEAGAIRNALGDAVDGIVVTSTKSMTGHLLGGAGALESLAVVLSLQNRVVPPTINLEDPEDVGLDIATSQRTLPAGTIGGLNNSFGFGGHNVAIAFRSV is encoded by the coding sequence ATGAGCGCCACGCGCGTCGTCGTGACCGGACTCGGCACGACCTCCCCCGTCGGCGGTGACGTGCCCACGACCTGGGCCGCGCTGCTGGCCGGCCAGTCCGGCGTACGACCCCTCAAGCACGAGTGGGCCGAGCAGCTCAGCACGCACATCGCGGCCGAGGCCCTGGTCGACCCCACCGACGTCCTGGACCGGGTCAAGGCCCGCCGGCTGGACCGCTCCGGCCAGCTCGCCCTGGTCGCCGCGCTGGAGGCGTGGGCCGACTGCGGCCTCGCCGACCACGACGCGGACGTCGACCACGAGCGTCTCGGGGTCGCGATGGCCTCCGGCATCGGCGGCGTGCAGACGCTGCTGACCAACTACGACTCGCTGACGCTCAAGGGCCCCCGCCGGGTCTCCCCGCTGGCGATCCCGATGCTGATGCCGAACTCGCCGGCCGCGAACATCGGCCTGGCCATCGGCGCCAAGGCCGGCGTGCACACCCCCGTCTCGGCCTGCGCGTCGGGCAACGAGGCGATCGCCCTGGGCATCGACATGATCCGGCTCGGCCGCGCCGACGTCGTGGTCGTGGGCGGCACCGAGGCAGCGGTGCACCCGCTGCCGATGGCCGCGTTCGGGCAGATGATGGCGCTCTCCAAGCGCAACGACGAGCCCGAGCGGGCGTCCCGTCCCTGGGACAAGGGCCGCGACGGCTTCGTGCTCGGTGAGGGCGCGGCGGCACTGGTCCTGGAGTCCGAGGAGCACGCCCGGCGCCGTGGCGCCAAGGTGTACGCCGAGGCCGCCGGCGCCGGCATCACCGCCGACTCCCACGACATCGCCCAGCCGGACCCGGTCGGCGCCGGCGCCACCCGGGCGATGAAGATGGCGCTCGTCGAGGCGGGCATGGAGCCCTCCGACATCCACCACATCAACGCGCACGCGACGTCCACGCCGCAGGGTGACCTGGCCGAGGCCGGGGCGATCCGCAACGCCCTGGGCGACGCGGTCGACGGGATCGTCGTCACCTCGACCAAGTCGATGACCGGGCACCTGCTCGGTGGAGCCGGCGCGCTGGAGTCGCTGGCGGTGGTCCTCTCCCTGCAGAACCGGGTCGTCCCGCCGACGATCAACCTCGAGGACCCCGAGGACGTCGGTCTGGACATCGCCACCAGCCAGCGCACCCTGCCCGCGGGGACCATCGGCGGCCTCAACAACTCGTTCGGCTTCGGCGGCCACAACGTCGCCATCGCCTTCCGCAGCGTCTGA